One [Clostridium] saccharolyticum WM1 DNA segment encodes these proteins:
- a CDS encoding M20/M25/M40 family metallo-hydrolase: MIHRSRLVGQFKKMVEFDSETYQEREIADYLTGELKQLGFEVWEDDAGYRLKEKLPEYGTGAPTGNLYGFLKGTLNSAPILLSAHMDTVKPGKVKRAVEDEQGRITSEGNTVLGADDLSGIAAILEAVRAAKENSLPHPDIEVLFPVAEENYGKGSQLIDYSRIKSKQAYVFDLSGETGLAATAAPTLLSFEIKVKGKNAHAGFCPQLGINAIELTAHAVSRLKQGWVDEDTTVNIGKIAGGKQTNIVSGECVVLGEIRSLKNHRALEEWDKLKAVFEQTAAEFGGSLETAVEKQIEAYEIGGSEEVVERFKRVCLSLGLKGSTQYTLGGSDNNHFVRNGIRGIVVACGMNEVHTPNEFTTVEELEKSALLALGLITDKN, from the coding sequence ATGATTCATAGAAGCAGGCTTGTTGGCCAATTTAAAAAAATGGTGGAATTTGATTCAGAAACCTATCAGGAACGGGAAATTGCAGACTATCTGACAGGAGAATTAAAGCAGCTTGGATTTGAAGTGTGGGAGGATGATGCCGGTTACCGGCTGAAAGAAAAGTTGCCGGAATATGGAACCGGGGCGCCTACGGGAAATCTTTACGGCTTTCTAAAGGGAACCTTAAATTCCGCACCAATATTGCTTTCGGCCCATATGGATACGGTAAAGCCTGGTAAGGTAAAGAGAGCGGTGGAGGATGAGCAGGGAAGGATCACTTCGGAAGGTAATACTGTCCTTGGAGCCGATGACCTTTCCGGGATCGCCGCCATATTGGAGGCTGTCCGGGCGGCAAAGGAAAACAGCCTGCCCCATCCCGATATTGAAGTCCTGTTTCCTGTAGCGGAAGAGAATTACGGAAAAGGAAGCCAGCTTATTGACTATTCCAGGATAAAATCAAAACAGGCCTATGTATTCGACTTAAGCGGGGAGACCGGCCTGGCGGCAACAGCAGCGCCCACCCTTCTTTCCTTTGAAATCAAGGTAAAGGGGAAAAATGCCCATGCAGGCTTTTGCCCCCAGCTTGGGATCAATGCCATTGAGCTCACAGCCCATGCTGTTTCCCGGCTTAAGCAAGGGTGGGTGGATGAAGATACCACCGTGAACATCGGAAAAATAGCCGGCGGAAAGCAGACCAACATTGTATCCGGCGAGTGCGTTGTGTTAGGTGAGATCCGGAGTTTAAAGAATCACAGGGCGCTGGAGGAATGGGATAAGCTGAAAGCCGTATTTGAACAAACGGCGGCAGAATTCGGGGGAAGCCTGGAAACCGCTGTGGAAAAGCAGATCGAAGCCTATGAAATAGGCGGAAGCGAAGAGGTGGTGGAACGGTTTAAGCGGGTATGCTTATCCCTGGGCTTAAAAGGCTCCACTCAGTATACCCTGGGCGGCAGCGATAACAACCACTTCGTCCGCAACGGGATCCGGGGGATCGTGGTGGCCTGCGGAATGAATGAAGTTCATACGCCAAATGAATTTACAACCGTGGAAGAACTTGAAAAAAGTGCACTTCTTGCTTTGGGCCTGATCACCGATAAAAATTGA
- the cysK gene encoding cysteine synthase A, whose translation MGTMKESAVELIGGTPILKLNRYSAKEGIEGATLLAKLEYLNPAGSVKDRIALAMIRDAEEKGVLKPGATIIEPTSGNTGIGLAAVAAAKGYRTILTLPDTMSVERRNLLKAYGAELELTEGAKGMKGAIEKAEELKASIPGSIILGQFVNPANPKVHKETTGPEIWEQTDGAVDIFVAGVGTGGTITGVGEYLKEKKPEVKIVAVEPASSPVLSGGKPGPHKIQGIGAGFVPEVLDTGIYDEIITVENEDAFKEGKAFAVSEGILVGISSGAALKAAKLLAERPENKGKTIVVLLPDSGDRYLSTPLFS comes from the coding sequence ATGGGTACAATGAAAGAAAGTGCAGTGGAGCTTATTGGTGGAACCCCGATCCTTAAATTAAACCGATACAGTGCAAAGGAAGGGATCGAAGGCGCTACACTTTTGGCTAAGCTGGAATACTTAAATCCGGCAGGTTCCGTAAAAGACAGGATTGCCCTTGCTATGATCCGGGATGCAGAGGAAAAAGGAGTTTTAAAACCCGGGGCGACCATCATTGAACCAACATCAGGTAACACGGGAATCGGTCTGGCTGCAGTAGCGGCAGCCAAAGGCTACAGAACCATTCTGACACTTCCTGACACCATGAGTGTGGAACGGAGAAACTTATTAAAAGCCTACGGCGCAGAGCTGGAGCTGACGGAAGGTGCAAAGGGCATGAAGGGTGCCATTGAGAAAGCAGAGGAGCTGAAAGCCAGCATACCTGGTTCCATCATCCTGGGACAGTTTGTAAACCCGGCAAATCCTAAAGTACACAAGGAAACTACCGGCCCGGAGATCTGGGAACAGACAGACGGGGCTGTGGATATTTTTGTTGCCGGCGTCGGTACAGGCGGAACCATCACAGGTGTGGGAGAATATTTAAAAGAAAAGAAACCGGAGGTCAAAATCGTAGCCGTGGAACCGGCAAGCAGCCCGGTGCTTTCCGGAGGCAAGCCAGGTCCTCACAAGATCCAGGGAATCGGTGCAGGCTTTGTCCCGGAAGTGCTGGATACGGGAATTTACGATGAAATTATTACAGTTGAAAACGAGGACGCATTTAAGGAAGGAAAGGCATTTGCAGTATCAGAAGGTATTCTGGTAGGAATCTCCTCAGGAGCTGCACTGAAGGCTGCAAAGCTTCTGGCAGAGAGACCGGAAAACAAGGGAAAGACCATTGTGGTCCTGTTGCCGGACTCCGGTGACCGATATCTGTCCACCCCCTTATTCTCGTGA
- the rbr gene encoding rubrerythrin, whose amino-acid sequence MVTLKDSMTKENLLKAFAGECQAWRRYEFAASQSKNQNLQVLYWLFHYTGSQEKEHAEIFYNHLREFHGQEISISADYPIDNSNNILELLQLSAKHEAAEHDTIYKSFGDIAKEEGFSHIANSFYMIAEIEQIHSQRFAQYAQLVQNNKLFENETPTEYICLNCGHVHKGNKAPQVCPVCSHNQGFFVRRDDSPFGK is encoded by the coding sequence ATGGTTACACTGAAAGACAGCATGACAAAAGAAAATCTTTTAAAAGCCTTTGCTGGAGAATGCCAGGCCTGGCGGCGTTACGAATTTGCCGCATCCCAGTCTAAAAACCAGAATCTTCAGGTTTTATACTGGCTTTTCCATTATACCGGAAGCCAGGAAAAGGAGCACGCAGAAATATTTTATAACCATTTAAGAGAATTCCACGGACAGGAAATCTCCATAAGTGCCGATTATCCTATTGACAATTCCAATAACATACTGGAGCTTCTGCAGCTTTCCGCCAAGCATGAAGCGGCCGAGCATGATACGATTTACAAATCCTTCGGTGACATCGCAAAGGAGGAGGGTTTTTCCCATATCGCGAATTCCTTTTATATGATTGCCGAGATTGAACAGATACACAGCCAGCGGTTTGCCCAATACGCACAGCTGGTTCAGAATAACAAGCTGTTTGAAAACGAAACACCTACAGAATATATCTGCTTAAACTGCGGCCACGTCCACAAGGGCAACAAGGCTCCGCAAGTCTGTCCGGTCTGCAGTCATAACCAGGGATTCTTTGTCCGCCGGGATGACTCACCCTTTGGAAAATAA
- a CDS encoding MalY/PatB family protein → MCKETIDFDKIIDRNNTNSIKYDFALQSGKPENLLPLWVADMDFKVCGKILEALHERVEHGIFGYSEVQDDYFEAVQDWMKKRHNWNVESSWLVKTPGVVFALAMAVQAFTDPGEGIMIQKPVYYPFSEVIEENDRILVDNPLYLGEDGRYHMDFEDLERKAEQFQVKLFLLCNPHNPVGRVWTREELERLGEICIRRNIIVVSDEIHQDFVFEGKHQVFADLSEELRKRTITCTSPSKTFNLAGLQISNIFIADQKLRRRFRRQMGAAGYSQLNTLGLTACEAAYRYGGDWHNQLMEYLRANISYVRDFLKEKIPGIRLIEPEGTYLVWLDFRELDLTEEEREDLIIKKAGLWLDSGAMFGSAGEGFERINPACPRSLLKQAMESLERAVKEL, encoded by the coding sequence ATGTGTAAGGAAACCATTGATTTTGACAAGATAATTGACCGTAACAATACAAACAGCATTAAGTATGATTTTGCCCTGCAGAGTGGAAAGCCGGAAAACCTCCTTCCCCTGTGGGTGGCGGATATGGATTTTAAGGTATGCGGAAAAATCCTGGAAGCTCTTCATGAGAGAGTGGAGCATGGGATTTTCGGCTACAGTGAGGTCCAGGATGACTATTTTGAAGCAGTTCAGGACTGGATGAAAAAAAGACATAACTGGAATGTAGAAAGCAGTTGGCTGGTCAAAACACCTGGGGTGGTATTTGCCTTAGCTATGGCAGTCCAGGCGTTTACAGATCCCGGGGAAGGGATCATGATCCAGAAGCCAGTGTATTATCCCTTCAGCGAAGTCATTGAAGAGAATGACAGAATCCTTGTGGACAATCCCCTGTATCTTGGAGAAGACGGCAGGTACCATATGGATTTTGAAGACCTTGAAAGAAAAGCAGAGCAATTCCAGGTTAAATTATTTTTATTATGCAATCCCCATAATCCGGTAGGGAGGGTCTGGACCAGGGAAGAACTGGAACGGTTAGGAGAGATCTGCATTCGAAGAAACATCATAGTGGTCAGTGACGAAATTCACCAGGATTTTGTCTTTGAGGGAAAACACCAGGTTTTTGCAGACTTAAGCGAAGAACTGAGAAAAAGGACCATTACCTGCACCTCGCCCAGTAAGACCTTTAACCTGGCGGGCCTGCAGATTTCCAATATCTTTATTGCCGATCAGAAGCTAAGGCGGAGATTTCGCAGACAGATGGGAGCGGCCGGATACAGCCAGCTTAACACCCTGGGCCTGACCGCATGTGAAGCGGCGTACCGCTATGGAGGAGATTGGCATAATCAGCTTATGGAATACTTAAGAGCAAACATTTCCTATGTACGGGATTTTTTAAAGGAAAAAATACCCGGGATCAGGCTCATAGAACCGGAAGGGACCTATCTGGTATGGCTGGATTTCAGAGAGCTGGATCTTACGGAGGAGGAAAGAGAAGACCTGATCATAAAGAAGGCTGGGCTTTGGCTGGACAGCGGTGCCATGTTCGGTTCTGCAGGAGAAGGATTCGAAAGGATCAATCCCGCATGTCCCCGGTCTCTGCTGAAGCAGGCGATGGAAAGCCTGGAGCGGGCCGTAAAAGAGCTGTAA
- a CDS encoding trans-sulfuration enzyme family protein codes for MEYGISTKCLYGNGEGSSTDKSGAISFPIYQTATFAHKGIGESTGYDYSRLQNPTREQLEKVVSSLEHGMDALAFSSGMAAITAMMELFQPGDHIITDCDLYGGSIRLFDNISKKNGILFSSVDCSAGDLREFEKLVGENTKAIFIETPTNPMMNVIDIEKLAEIAKKNHLLLIVDNTFLSPYFQNPLTLGADLVVHSGTKYLGGHNDTMAGFLVTSSAEIAGRLRFIIKTVGSGLAPFDSWLLLRGIKTLAIRMERGEVNARRMVEWLRREKKVTKVYYPGIPDHPGHEVCKKQARGFGCMVTFEVETKELAHRILKDVKLIHFAESLGGVETLVTYPITQTHADVPREILAANGVTDRILRLSVGIEDTEDLIEELERIFYV; via the coding sequence ATGGAATACGGAATTTCTACAAAGTGTTTATACGGCAATGGGGAAGGAAGTTCTACGGACAAGTCCGGGGCCATCAGCTTTCCTATTTACCAGACAGCTACCTTTGCTCACAAAGGAATCGGGGAAAGCACCGGTTATGATTACAGCCGTCTGCAGAATCCTACCAGGGAGCAGTTGGAAAAGGTGGTATCCTCCCTTGAACACGGAATGGATGCTCTTGCATTTTCCAGCGGAATGGCAGCGATCACGGCTATGATGGAATTGTTTCAGCCGGGAGATCATATCATTACGGACTGTGATTTATATGGGGGAAGCATCCGCCTTTTCGATAATATCAGCAAAAAGAACGGGATTTTGTTCAGCTCTGTGGACTGTTCCGCCGGGGATTTAAGGGAATTTGAAAAGCTGGTGGGAGAGAACACGAAAGCCATCTTTATTGAGACACCCACCAATCCCATGATGAATGTCATAGACATTGAAAAACTGGCAGAAATAGCGAAGAAGAACCATCTGCTATTGATCGTTGACAATACGTTTTTATCTCCCTATTTCCAGAACCCCTTAACACTTGGGGCTGATCTTGTGGTTCACAGCGGAACCAAATACTTAGGCGGTCATAACGATACCATGGCAGGCTTTCTGGTCACTTCTTCAGCAGAGATAGCCGGGAGGCTGAGATTTATCATAAAGACAGTGGGTTCCGGTCTGGCTCCATTTGACAGCTGGCTCCTGTTAAGAGGAATCAAAACCCTTGCTATCCGCATGGAACGGGGAGAGGTAAATGCCAGAAGGATGGTTGAATGGCTGCGTCGGGAAAAGAAGGTGACAAAGGTGTATTATCCTGGAATCCCAGACCATCCCGGCCATGAGGTCTGCAAAAAGCAGGCAAGGGGATTTGGATGCATGGTCACCTTTGAAGTGGAGACAAAAGAACTGGCCCACCGGATCCTAAAGGATGTAAAGCTCATTCACTTTGCGGAAAGCCTGGGCGGTGTGGAAACCCTGGTCACTTATCCCATTACCCAGACCCATGCCGATGTACCCAGGGAGATTCTGGCCGCCAACGGTGTCACTGACAGAATTTTAAGGCTGTCCGTGGGAATTGAAGATACAGAAGATTTGATAGAGGAATTGGAGCGGATATTTTATGTGTAA
- a CDS encoding RrF2 family transcriptional regulator yields the protein MKISTRGRYSLRMMIDLAEHYNDEFIALKDISKRQNISKKYLEQIVPFLNRSNLLTTYRGHMGGYKLARHPSQITIGDILLSSEGSLNPVSCMDNDPSICARQEDCLTLPIWQGLSEVIADYLNGITLQDILDRRPDSPEYYI from the coding sequence ATGAAAATATCTACACGAGGCCGTTATTCCCTACGGATGATGATTGATTTAGCCGAGCATTATAACGATGAGTTCATTGCTTTAAAGGACATTTCCAAAAGGCAGAATATTTCAAAAAAATATCTGGAACAAATTGTTCCATTCCTAAACCGCAGCAACCTTCTCACTACCTACCGGGGTCACATGGGAGGGTACAAACTGGCAAGACATCCTTCCCAGATAACCATTGGAGATATATTGCTCAGTTCAGAGGGGAGCTTGAATCCTGTCAGCTGCATGGACAATGATCCCAGCATATGTGCCAGACAGGAGGATTGTCTGACTCTTCCCATCTGGCAGGGACTGTCTGAAGTCATTGCTGATTATTTAAACGGCATTACCTTACAGGACATTCTTGACAGGCGCCCGGATTCTCCTGAATACTATATTTAA
- a CDS encoding LysR family transcriptional regulator, whose amino-acid sequence MTLQQLRYAICISNRKSMNKAAAELFITQPSLSSTIRDLEEEIGMKLFLRSNRGIVITPEGEEFLGYARQMLEQYRQLEERFVKREKFKKKFSVSMQHYTFAVQAFIHMAKEFGMDDYEFAVHETKTYEVIENVRNQKSELGILYLNDFNQKALEKILYDKELEFVDLFQCGIYVFLWKGNPLAEKELIEFDDLKIYPCLSFEQGNNNSFYLAEEVFSTYEYKQIIKADDRATLLNLMVGLNGYTLCSGIICEDLNGNEYRAIPLNTHDKMRIGYIKKKKMPLSILGEKYITELKKYEKQVL is encoded by the coding sequence ATGACATTACAGCAACTGCGTTATGCCATATGCATTTCAAATCGAAAATCCATGAACAAGGCAGCTGCTGAGCTGTTTATCACCCAGCCCAGCTTATCAAGCACCATCCGGGATCTGGAAGAAGAAATCGGAATGAAGCTTTTTTTGCGCTCCAACCGGGGAATCGTGATCACGCCGGAAGGAGAGGAATTTCTCGGCTATGCCAGACAGATGCTGGAGCAATACCGCCAGTTGGAGGAACGGTTCGTAAAGCGGGAAAAATTTAAGAAGAAATTCAGTGTATCCATGCAGCATTATACCTTTGCAGTCCAGGCCTTTATTCATATGGCAAAGGAATTTGGGATGGATGATTATGAATTTGCTGTCCATGAAACCAAAACCTATGAAGTGATTGAAAATGTGAGAAACCAGAAAAGCGAATTGGGAATTCTGTATTTAAATGATTTTAACCAGAAAGCCTTAGAAAAGATCCTCTATGATAAGGAACTGGAATTTGTGGACTTATTCCAGTGCGGGATCTACGTATTTTTGTGGAAGGGCAATCCCCTGGCAGAAAAGGAACTGATTGAATTTGATGATTTAAAGATATATCCCTGCCTGTCCTTTGAACAGGGAAACAACAATTCCTTTTACCTGGCGGAGGAAGTGTTCAGCACTTATGAATATAAGCAGATCATAAAAGCGGATGACAGGGCCACCCTATTAAACCTTATGGTGGGATTAAACGGCTATACCCTTTGCTCCGGGATCATTTGTGAAGATTTAAACGGAAATGAATACAGGGCAATTCCTCTTAATACCCATGACAAGATGAGGATCGGCTATATAAAAAAGAAGAAAATGCCCTTAAGTATTCTGGGTGAAAAATATATTACGGAGCTGAAAAAATACGAAAAACAGGTGCTCTGA
- a CDS encoding O-acetylhomoserine aminocarboxypropyltransferase/cysteine synthase family protein, with protein sequence MAKKTRTERNLRFETLQLHVGQEQADPVTDARAVPIYQTSSYVFHNSDHAAARFNLSDAGNIYGRLTNPTQDVFERRIAALEGGAAALAVASGAAAVTYSIENIARNGDHIVAAKNIYGGTYNLLEHTLPEYGIETTFVDPFDYEAFDKAIQDNTKLVFIETLGNPNSDVVDIEKLAGIAHAHKIPLIVDNTFATPYLVRPIEFGADVVVHSATKFIGGHGTSIGGVIVDSGKFDWEASGKFSTLTEPNPSYHGISFTKAVGAAAYVTKIRAILLRDTGAALSPFHAFFFLQGLETLSLRVERHVENAQKVVQYLKNHPQVEKVHHPSVSEETEQRELYAKYFPNGGGSIFTFEIKGDARKAKDFIDQLELFSLLANVADVKSLVIHPASTTHSQMTEEELEQSGIKPNTIRLSIGTEHAADMIEDLEEAFQAVQ encoded by the coding sequence ATGGCTAAGAAGACAAGAACAGAAAGGAATTTAAGATTTGAAACATTACAATTACATGTGGGGCAGGAACAGGCAGATCCGGTAACCGATGCAAGAGCAGTCCCGATTTACCAGACCTCTTCCTATGTATTCCATAACAGTGACCACGCAGCGGCAAGGTTCAATCTTTCGGATGCAGGTAATATTTATGGAAGGCTGACAAACCCTACCCAGGATGTTTTTGAGCGCAGGATCGCTGCTTTGGAAGGTGGAGCGGCAGCCCTTGCGGTTGCATCCGGGGCGGCTGCAGTTACATATTCCATTGAAAACATTGCAAGAAACGGGGATCATATCGTAGCGGCCAAGAATATTTATGGCGGCACCTATAACCTGCTGGAGCATACTCTTCCGGAATACGGCATAGAGACTACCTTTGTGGATCCCTTTGATTACGAAGCCTTTGACAAGGCCATTCAGGACAATACAAAGCTGGTATTCATTGAAACTCTGGGCAATCCCAATTCTGACGTGGTAGATATTGAAAAGCTGGCAGGCATCGCCCATGCACATAAAATTCCGTTAATTGTGGACAATACCTTTGCGACTCCTTATCTGGTCAGACCCATTGAATTTGGGGCGGATGTTGTGGTTCATTCCGCCACAAAATTTATCGGGGGCCATGGAACCTCAATCGGAGGCGTCATTGTTGACAGCGGAAAATTTGATTGGGAAGCTTCCGGTAAATTCTCCACCCTTACAGAGCCAAATCCAAGCTATCATGGAATCAGTTTTACCAAGGCAGTAGGAGCGGCTGCTTATGTGACCAAGATCCGTGCCATCCTGCTTCGTGATACGGGAGCCGCATTATCTCCCTTCCACGCGTTTTTCTTCCTGCAGGGCTTAGAAACCTTATCCCTCCGGGTGGAGCGGCACGTGGAAAATGCGCAGAAGGTGGTTCAGTATTTAAAGAACCATCCCCAGGTGGAGAAGGTGCACCATCCCTCTGTTTCAGAAGAGACGGAGCAGCGAGAATTATACGCCAAATATTTCCCAAATGGCGGGGGCTCTATATTTACTTTTGAAATCAAGGGAGATGCCAGAAAGGCAAAGGATTTTATCGACCAGTTGGAATTGTTTTCTCTGTTGGCCAATGTTGCAGATGTAAAATCCCTGGTTATCCATCCAGCCTCCACGACTCATTCCCAGATGACGGAAGAAGAACTGGAGCAATCAGGAATAAAGCCCAACACCATCCGGTTATCCATAGGAACCGAACATGCGGCTGATATGATAGAAGATTTAGAGGAAGCATTTCAGGCAGTTCAGTAA
- a CDS encoding superoxide dismutase — protein sequence MNEHYPFVNPPLPYAYDALEPYIDTQTMYLHHDRLQQRYVVNLNIILKDYPQLQSLSLEELISDPESLPAEVRQGIINNAGGVYNHIIYFSGMTNSMTRSQADELYPAIQQDFGSVEQFFDEFKKYALSVFGSGYAWLVLDSNGRLRFVTTANQNSPVTDGFCVIAGIDVWEHAYFLKRFNDRAAYIEDWFHVVSWEAADERYKACMNVES from the coding sequence ATGAATGAACATTATCCCTTTGTAAACCCGCCTCTGCCGTATGCATACGATGCACTTGAACCCTACATTGATACACAGACCATGTATCTGCACCACGACAGGCTGCAGCAGCGGTATGTGGTGAATCTAAACATAATCCTGAAGGATTATCCACAGCTGCAAAGCTTATCTTTAGAGGAATTGATTTCAGATCCGGAATCTCTTCCTGCAGAGGTGCGTCAGGGCATTATCAATAATGCCGGCGGGGTTTATAACCACATCATTTATTTCTCCGGAATGACCAACTCCATGACCAGATCACAGGCTGATGAATTGTATCCAGCCATCCAGCAGGACTTTGGATCGGTGGAACAGTTCTTTGATGAATTCAAAAAATATGCGTTGTCTGTATTCGGTTCCGGATATGCATGGCTGGTGCTGGATTCCAACGGCAGACTGAGGTTTGTAACAACCGCTAACCAGAACTCCCCTGTTACAGACGGCTTTTGTGTCATTGCCGGCATCGATGTCTGGGAGCATGCCTATTTTTTGAAGCGGTTCAATGACCGGGCTGCATACATAGAGGACTGGTTCCATGTGGTAAGCTGGGAGGCGGCAGACGAACGTTACAAGGCATGCATGAACGTTGAGTCCTAA
- a CDS encoding GGGtGRT protein, producing MALFESYERRIDKINSVLNSYGIASIEEAEKITKDAGLDVYEQVKKIQPICFENACWAYIVGAAIAIKKGCRKAADAAAVIGEGLQAFCIPGSVADQRKVGLGHGNLGKMLLEEETDCFCFLAGHESFAAAEGAIGIAEKANKVRQKPLRVILNGLGKDAAQIISRINGFTYVETEMDYYTGEVKELWRKSYSDGLRAKVNCYGANDVTEGVAVMWKEGVDVSITGNSTNPTRFQHPVAGTYKKECTEKGKKYFSVASGGGTGRTLHPDNMAAGPASYGMTDTMGRMHSDAQFAGSSSVPAHVEMMGLIGMGNNPMVGATVAVAVSIEEAANAGKF from the coding sequence ATGGCATTATTTGAATCATATGAGAGAAGAATTGACAAAATCAATTCTGTATTAAACAGCTACGGCATTGCTTCTATCGAAGAAGCTGAAAAGATTACAAAAGATGCAGGTCTGGATGTGTATGAGCAGGTGAAGAAGATCCAGCCCATCTGTTTTGAAAATGCTTGCTGGGCTTACATAGTCGGTGCAGCAATTGCAATCAAGAAGGGCTGCAGAAAGGCTGCAGACGCTGCAGCAGTTATTGGAGAAGGTCTTCAGGCCTTCTGTATTCCAGGCTCCGTTGCAGACCAGCGGAAAGTAGGCCTTGGACATGGGAATTTAGGAAAGATGCTTCTGGAAGAAGAGACCGACTGTTTCTGCTTTTTAGCAGGCCATGAGTCCTTTGCGGCAGCAGAAGGCGCTATTGGTATCGCTGAGAAGGCAAACAAGGTTCGTCAGAAACCATTAAGAGTTATTTTAAACGGTTTAGGAAAGGATGCGGCTCAGATCATTTCCAGAATCAATGGATTTACATACGTAGAAACAGAGATGGATTATTATACAGGCGAAGTAAAAGAGCTTTGGAGAAAGTCCTACTCTGACGGCTTAAGAGCAAAGGTAAACTGCTACGGCGCGAACGATGTAACAGAAGGCGTTGCAGTTATGTGGAAGGAAGGCGTTGACGTTTCCATTACAGGTAACTCCACCAACCCAACCAGATTCCAGCACCCGGTAGCAGGAACCTACAAAAAGGAATGTACTGAAAAGGGCAAGAAGTACTTCTCCGTAGCTTCCGGCGGCGGTACAGGACGTACTCTTCATCCGGACAACATGGCAGCAGGCCCGGCTTCCTACGGTATGACTGATACCATGGGACGTATGCACTCGGATGCCCAGTTCGCAGGTTCTTCCTCCGTTCCGGCTCACGTGGAAATGATGGGTCTGATCGGTATGGGAAATAACCCTATGGTAGGCGCTACCGTAGCTGTAGCTGTTTCGATTGAAGAGGCTGCTAACGCAGGTAAATTCTAA
- a CDS encoding iron-sulfur cluster assembly scaffold protein, translated as MIYSQEVEEMCTVAQGVHHGAAPIPEEAKWVKSREVKDISGLTHGVGWCAPQQGACKLTLNVKEGIIQEALVETIGCSGMTHSAAMAAEILPGLTVLEALNTDLVCDAINTAMRELFLQIAYGRTQSAFSEDGLPVGAGLEDLGKGLRSQVGTMYGTLKKGPRYLEMAEGYVTGIALDEEDQIIGYQFVSLGKMTDFIKKGDDPNTAWEKAKGQYGRVAEAAKIIDPRHE; from the coding sequence ATGATTTATTCACAGGAAGTAGAAGAGATGTGCACAGTGGCACAGGGCGTTCATCACGGCGCTGCTCCAATCCCAGAAGAAGCAAAATGGGTAAAATCCAGAGAAGTTAAAGATATTTCCGGTCTGACACATGGCGTTGGCTGGTGTGCTCCCCAGCAGGGTGCATGCAAGCTGACTCTTAACGTAAAAGAGGGTATTATTCAGGAAGCATTAGTAGAGACAATCGGCTGTTCCGGCATGACTCATTCCGCTGCTATGGCGGCAGAGATTTTGCCAGGGCTGACCGTTTTAGAAGCATTAAATACAGACCTTGTCTGTGACGCCATTAACACCGCTATGAGAGAATTGTTCTTACAGATCGCATACGGAAGAACCCAGAGTGCATTCTCTGAAGACGGACTTCCGGTAGGCGCAGGTCTGGAAGACTTAGGAAAGGGTCTCCGTTCACAGGTTGGTACCATGTACGGAACATTAAAGAAAGGTCCCCGTTACTTAGAGATGGCGGAAGGCTATGTTACCGGTATTGCCCTGGACGAGGAAGATCAGATTATTGGCTATCAGTTCGTAAGCCTTGGAAAGATGACTGATTTCATCAAGAAAGGCGATGATCCGAATACTGCTTGGGAAAAGGCAAAGGGACAGTACGGCCGCGTTGCTGAAGCTGCTAAGATCATTGACCCAAGACATGAATAA